A single window of Cytobacillus dafuensis DNA harbors:
- a CDS encoding nucleobase:cation symporter-2 family protein: protein MNQQRLKVASLGIQHVLAMYAGAVIVPLIIGGALGLTGEQLTYLVSIDILTSGVATILQVWRNKYFGIGLPIVLGCTFTAVGPIIAIGNQYGISAIYGAILVSGVFVVIIGKYFGKLVRFFPPVVTGSVVTIIGITLVPVAMNNMAGGQGSPDFGALSNIALAFGTLLFIILLFRFSKGFIRSISILIGLIAGTIAASFMGKVDFTAVGEASWFHMAKPFYFGLPTFEITPIITMILVALVSLVESSGVYFALGDICGKKIEEKDLVNGYRAEGLASIIGGIFNSFPYTTYSQNVGLIQISGVKSNNVIYTAASMLILLGFVPKIGAITTIIPAPVLGGAMVAMFGMVVASGIKMLSKVEFASQENLLIIACSVGMGLGVSVVPGLFAQLPDSIRILTENGIVAGSLTAILLNILFNEIKFKQKHPVKIKESKVL, encoded by the coding sequence ATGAATCAACAACGACTAAAAGTAGCTTCATTAGGTATTCAGCACGTATTAGCCATGTATGCCGGGGCTGTCATCGTGCCATTAATAATTGGAGGAGCACTTGGATTAACAGGGGAACAGCTTACCTACTTAGTATCCATAGATATTTTGACAAGTGGTGTGGCTACAATCCTTCAAGTTTGGAGAAACAAGTATTTTGGAATAGGTCTTCCTATTGTATTAGGATGTACATTTACAGCTGTAGGTCCCATCATTGCTATAGGAAATCAATATGGGATATCAGCTATTTACGGAGCTATTCTAGTATCAGGTGTTTTTGTAGTAATAATAGGTAAATATTTTGGGAAACTCGTAAGATTTTTTCCGCCAGTTGTTACAGGATCGGTGGTAACAATTATCGGGATTACACTTGTCCCAGTGGCAATGAATAATATGGCTGGAGGTCAAGGAAGTCCTGATTTTGGAGCTTTATCCAATATTGCTCTTGCATTTGGTACTCTACTATTCATAATTCTCCTATTCAGGTTTTCAAAAGGATTCATTCGTTCTATTTCGATTCTAATCGGTTTAATTGCGGGAACTATTGCAGCTTCATTTATGGGAAAAGTTGATTTTACTGCTGTAGGAGAAGCTTCATGGTTTCATATGGCAAAGCCGTTTTATTTTGGGCTGCCAACCTTTGAAATAACACCTATCATCACAATGATTCTTGTTGCATTAGTAAGTTTAGTTGAATCTTCTGGTGTTTATTTTGCACTAGGTGACATTTGTGGTAAGAAAATTGAAGAAAAAGATTTGGTGAATGGGTACCGCGCTGAAGGGTTAGCAAGCATTATCGGCGGTATTTTCAATTCATTTCCTTATACCACCTATTCGCAAAATGTTGGCCTAATTCAAATTTCTGGAGTTAAATCGAACAATGTCATTTATACTGCAGCTTCCATGCTTATTTTGCTTGGTTTCGTTCCGAAAATTGGGGCAATAACAACCATCATTCCTGCTCCAGTTTTAGGAGGAGCAATGGTTGCCATGTTCGGTATGGTTGTTGCTTCCGGAATAAAAATGCTGAGCAAAGTTGAATTTGCATCACAGGAAAATTTATTGATTATTGCCTGTTCTGTAGGAATGGGACTTGGCGTTTCTGTTGTACCAGGGTTATTTGCTCAGCTGCCTGATAGCATTCGAATTTTGACTGAAAATGGAATAGTAGCAGGGAGCCTAACAGCGATTTTATTAAATATTCTATTTAATGAAATAAAGTTCAAACAGAAACATCCTGTAAAAATAAAAGAATCAAAGGTATTATAG
- a CDS encoding chemotaxis protein CheX — protein sequence MTLTKSVTDILNGTIDAVKSVLPLEITVEKPALFNQPFTQHSIGVLIGLTGDARGRIIIDGDEMIFGKIGEAMFGMVLEGEMLESFAGELGNMIAGSISTYASQRGFEMDITPPTVLVGQTKVYGFTKAFRLPITIQNVGSLMIVLMVELN from the coding sequence GTGACATTAACCAAAAGTGTGACAGATATATTAAACGGGACTATTGATGCGGTGAAATCAGTCTTACCATTGGAGATTACAGTAGAAAAACCTGCATTATTTAATCAACCCTTCACCCAGCATTCTATTGGTGTATTAATAGGATTGACAGGAGATGCAAGGGGCCGTATTATCATTGACGGCGATGAAATGATTTTCGGGAAAATTGGGGAAGCCATGTTTGGAATGGTCCTTGAGGGTGAAATGCTTGAATCCTTTGCGGGAGAGCTCGGCAATATGATTGCAGGCAGTATTTCTACATATGCCTCACAAAGAGGCTTTGAGATGGATATAACACCTCCAACGGTTTTAGTCGGCCAAACAAAGGTATATGGGTTTACAAAAGCCTTCAGACTGCCAATCACTATTCAAAATGTTGGTAGTTTAATGATTGTTTTAATGGTGGAATTAAATTAA
- a CDS encoding xanthine phosphoribosyltransferase — protein MELLINKIKEDGIVLSDSVLKVDSFLNHQIDPQLMYEIGREFASRFQSEGITKILTIESSGIAPSVMAGLQLQVPVIFARKRKSLTLLNELYSSKVYSFTKQESNEISIAKKYLNENDRVLIIDDFLANGQAAIGLADIAKHAKAEIAGIGIVIEKGFQDGGKILREQGYRVESLARIGSLENGIVTFITDNVGETVK, from the coding sequence ATGGAGTTACTTATAAATAAAATAAAAGAGGATGGAATTGTTCTATCTGACTCCGTTTTGAAAGTTGATTCTTTTTTAAATCATCAAATTGACCCTCAACTAATGTACGAGATTGGTAGAGAATTTGCTAGCCGTTTCCAAAGTGAAGGGATAACAAAAATATTGACTATAGAGTCTTCCGGAATTGCCCCATCGGTTATGGCAGGCTTACAACTTCAAGTTCCCGTTATTTTTGCAAGAAAACGCAAATCATTAACACTTTTAAATGAACTATATTCTTCAAAGGTCTATTCCTTTACGAAGCAAGAATCGAATGAAATCTCTATTGCGAAGAAGTATTTAAACGAGAATGATAGAGTTCTTATCATAGATGATTTCCTAGCAAATGGTCAGGCTGCAATCGGATTAGCTGATATTGCAAAGCATGCAAAGGCAGAAATTGCAGGGATTGGCATAGTAATTGAAAAAGGTTTTCAAGATGGGGGTAAAATTCTTCGAGAACAGGGCTATCGTGTTGAATCATTAGCTAGAATTGGTTCACTAGAAAACGGAATCGTTACCTTTATTACAGATAATGTAGGGGAGACAGTGAAATGA